Proteins encoded by one window of Taeniopygia guttata chromosome 1A, bTaeGut7.mat, whole genome shotgun sequence:
- the MRTFA gene encoding myocardin-related transcription factor A isoform X1 translates to MAGTPTSPHSVKGRMNPPSGPGISSNMLDKAKTLQPAYVGIVPLAETVSKQGKSCSSTYQDSYHSLREVLQLKLQQRRTREELVSQGIMPPLKSPAAFHEQRKSLERARTEDYLKRKIRSRPERSELVRMHILEETSAEPSLQAKQLKLKRARLADDLNEKIAQRPGPMELVEKNILPVESSLKEAIIVGQVNYPKVADNSSFDEDSSDALSPEQPASHESQGSVPSPMDSRICEPLPSTTGTSLAQGSSQLQISADSSETVFLPEQPPPPLPPPPLLPPSLTNGVALTAAKPPPTLIKQSQPKSASEKSQRSKKAKELKPKVKKLKYHQYIPPDQKQDKGAPPMDSSYAKILQQQQLFLQLQILNQQQQHYNYQTILPAPPKPSGEQQSGASAPAVRSLSATVSSTSSVSSGSSGLMRQNSNAVVGKPGPLPANLDEMKVAELKQELKLRALPVSGTKTDLIERLRAYQEQNGAAGQTTPTPKPSTAAVLPKAAEVVVAFPTARLSTGPALVTTGIAPAEVVVATVTGGGVMKFGSTGSTPPVSPTPSERSQVSTGDENSGTGDTFGEMVTSPLTQLTLQTSPVQFLVKEESSKSASCSINVAPKSEWCGAGNSRDAGVRDKDQMLQEKDKQIEELTRMLKQKQQLVEMLRLQLEQEKRSQQSQPAPTATREGTALASKPGAFGAQVKSENGFLSCQCAKQSSGQTDQFSPAPTASQMDTSNPSPVPKKAVMVKQEEAEPLCQAHSPRLFLGQQGSTLIKGTPPPTLITDSTGTHIVLTVTKQSTERQGLSPHGMAGSSCPPLQSVQSSPAKTSSQLPCQVPANTPQQPMQQQQQQQQQQQQQQQPRGPNQSKSSSQPGSPAAPSPSQMDLEQQQHTPLFGTPPPPLPVPSVPMKEPPPGYEEAVKQQPKAQENGCSSQQMDDLFDILIESGEISADFKDQSSPAGKEPPVAPACSSPPSSHHSSELAVPVSLGQPVLAGRLEDFLESSTGLPLLTAGHDGPEPLSLIDDLHSEMLSSSAILDHPPSPMDTSELHFAHEPSGGIALDLAEANLDSMDWLELPGGSVMSLAPLNTTAPSLFSTDFLDGHDLQLHWDSCL, encoded by the exons CTCTGAAAAGTCCAGCTGCATTTCATGAACAAAGAAAGAGTTTGGAGCGTGCCAGG ACAGAGGACTATCTGAAACGCAAAATCCGGTCCCGGCCCGAGAGATCAGAGCTGGTTAGGATGCACATTCTGGAAG AGACCTCAGCTGAACCCTCCTTGCAGGCTAAGCAGCTGAAGCTGAAAAGAGCCAGACTGGCAGATGACCTCAATGAGAAGATAGCGCAGAGGCCAGGGCCCatggagctggtggagaagaaTATCTTGCCTGTAGAATCGAGCTTGAAGGAAGCTATTATTG TTGGACAGGTGAACTACCCAAAGGTTGCAGACAATTCCTCCTTTGATGAGGACAGCAGTGATGCCCTCTCCCCAGAACAGCCAGCCAGCCATGAGTCCCAAGGGTCTGTCCCATCACCGATGGACTCCCGGATTTGTGAGCCTCTCCCTAGCACCACTGGTACATCACTAGCTCAG ggttCATCCCAGTTGCAGATTAGCGCAGACTCCAGTGAAACTGTTTTCCTACCTGAGCAGCCACCTCCACCACTGCCACCTCCACCTCTTCTGCCCCCTAGTCTTACCAATGGAGTGGCTCTTACTGCTGCCAAGCCCCCACCAACACTCATTAAG CAAAGCCAGCCCAAGTCTGCTAGTGAGAAGTCTCAGCGCAGTAAAAAAGCCAAGGAGTTGAAGCCGAAAGTCAAGAAGCTTAAGTATCATCAGTATATTCCCCCGGACCAAAAGCAGGACAAGGGAGCTCCTCCCATGGATTCATCCTATGCCAAAATactgcagcaacagcagctctttctccagcttcagATCCtcaaccagcagcagcagcactacAACTATCAGAccatcctgccagccccaccTAA gccttcaggagagcagcagagtgGTGCCAGTGCTCCTGCCGTACGCAGTCTCTCTGCTACAGTCAGCAGCACATCTTCAGTATCTTCTGGTTCTAGTGGGCTGATGAGACAAAACAGTAATGCTGTGGTGGGCAAGCCTGGCCCTCTCCCTGCCAACCTGGATGAGATGAAG GTAGCAGAGCTGAAGCAAGAACTGAAGTTGAGGGCCTTGCCTGTCTCGGGCACAAAGACGGACCTGATTGAGCGTCTCCGAGCTTACCAAGAGCAGAATGGTGCAGCTGGCCAAACAACCCCCACTCCCAAGCCCAGCACAGCGGCTGTCCTCCCTAAAGCTGCTGAAGTGGTGGTGGCCTTCCCAACTGccaggctgagcacagggccAGCCCTGGTCACCACTGGCATTGCACCAGCAGAAGTAGTTGTGGCCACAGTTACTGGTGGTGGTGTGATGAAGTTTGGGAGCACAGGCTCAACTCCTCCTGTTTCTCCAACTCCTTCTGAGCGCTCGCAAGTGAGTACAGGGGATGAAAACTCGGGCACTGGAGATACCTTTGGAGAGATGGTGACTTCACCTCTGACCCAGCTCACCTTGCAGACATCTCCAGTGCAGTTCTTGGTGAAGGAAGAAAGCTCCAAGTCCGCCTCCTGCAGCATAAATGTGGCACCCAAGTCAGAGTGGTGTGGTGCTGGTAACAGCAGAGATGCAGGAGTTAGGGACAAAGACCagatgctgcaggagaaggacaAGCAGATTGAGGAACTCACCCGCATGCtgaaacagaagcagcagctggtggaGATGCTTAGGctacagctggagcaggagaagcGCTCTCAGCAGTCACAGCCAGCCCCAACAGCCACGAGAGAAGGCACAGCCCTCGCCTCCAAACCAGGAGCGTTTGGTGCCCAGGTCAAGAGTGAAAATGGTTTCCTGAGTTGCCAGTGTGCGAAGCAATCCAGTGGCCAAACAGACCAATTCAGCCCTGCACCAACCGCTAGCCAAATGGACACTTCAAATCCAAGCCCAGTGCCAAAGAAAGCTGTGATGGTGAaacaggaggaggcagagccGCTGTGCCAGGCCCACAGCCCGCGGCTTTTCCTTGGCCAGCAAGGGAGCACCCTCATCAAGGGcacccctccccccaccctcatCACTGACTCCACAGGGACCCACATTGTCCTCACCGTGACCAAGCAGAGCACCGAGAGGCAGGGCCTCTCTCCCCATGGgatggcagggagcagctgcccacCCTTGCAG agcgTACAATCATCACCCGCTAAAACTTCCAGCCAACTGCCGTGTCAGGTACCTGCAAACACCCCTCAGCAGcccatgcagcagcagcagcagcagcagcagcagcagcagcagcagcagcagcccagaggaCCAAACCAATCTAAG TCCTCATCACAGCCTggctctcctgctgccccttccccttcccagaTGGACCTGGAGCAGCAACAGCACACGCCGCTTTTTGGAActcctccacctcctcttcCAGTTCCCTCAGTCCCAATGAAAGAGCCACCACCTGGCTATGAAGAGGCAGTGAAGCAACAGCCAAAGGCCCAG GAGAATGGCTGTTCCAGCCAGCAGATGGATGACCTGTTTGATATCCTCATTGAAAGTGGAG AGATTTCTGCTGACTTCAAGGATCAGTCAtctccagctgggaaagaaCCACCTGTGGCCCCAGCCTGTTCCTCACCGCCCAGCAGCCACCACTCCTCTGAGCTGGCGGTGCCGGTGTCCCTGGGGCAGCCGGTGCTCGCAGGGCGGCTGGAGGACttcctggagagcagcactggcCTCCCGCTGCTGACGGCAGGCCACGATGGGCCAGAGCCCCTGTCCCTCATTGATGACCTCCACAGTGAGATGCTGAGCAGCTCGGCCATCCTGGACCACCCGCCTTCACCTATGGACACCTCGGAATTGCACTTTGCTCACGAGCCGTCTGGGGGCATAGCCCTGGATCTGGCTGAGGCTAACTTGGACAGCATGGactggctggagctgccagggggTTCTGTCATGAGCCTGGCTCCCCTGAACACCACGGCTCCCAGCCTCTTTTCCACAGACTTTCTTGATGGACATGATCTGCAGCTGCACTGGGATTCTTGCTTGTAA
- the MRTFA gene encoding myocardin-related transcription factor A isoform X2, with amino-acid sequence MPPLKSPAAFHEQRKSLERARTEDYLKRKIRSRPERSELVRMHILEETSAEPSLQAKQLKLKRARLADDLNEKIAQRPGPMELVEKNILPVESSLKEAIIVGQVNYPKVADNSSFDEDSSDALSPEQPASHESQGSVPSPMDSRICEPLPSTTGTSLAQGSSQLQISADSSETVFLPEQPPPPLPPPPLLPPSLTNGVALTAAKPPPTLIKQSQPKSASEKSQRSKKAKELKPKVKKLKYHQYIPPDQKQDKGAPPMDSSYAKILQQQQLFLQLQILNQQQQHYNYQTILPAPPKPSGEQQSGASAPAVRSLSATVSSTSSVSSGSSGLMRQNSNAVVGKPGPLPANLDEMKVAELKQELKLRALPVSGTKTDLIERLRAYQEQNGAAGQTTPTPKPSTAAVLPKAAEVVVAFPTARLSTGPALVTTGIAPAEVVVATVTGGGVMKFGSTGSTPPVSPTPSERSQVSTGDENSGTGDTFGEMVTSPLTQLTLQTSPVQFLVKEESSKSASCSINVAPKSEWCGAGNSRDAGVRDKDQMLQEKDKQIEELTRMLKQKQQLVEMLRLQLEQEKRSQQSQPAPTATREGTALASKPGAFGAQVKSENGFLSCQCAKQSSGQTDQFSPAPTASQMDTSNPSPVPKKAVMVKQEEAEPLCQAHSPRLFLGQQGSTLIKGTPPPTLITDSTGTHIVLTVTKQSTERQGLSPHGMAGSSCPPLQSVQSSPAKTSSQLPCQVPANTPQQPMQQQQQQQQQQQQQQQPRGPNQSKSSSQPGSPAAPSPSQMDLEQQQHTPLFGTPPPPLPVPSVPMKEPPPGYEEAVKQQPKAQENGCSSQQMDDLFDILIESGEISADFKDQSSPAGKEPPVAPACSSPPSSHHSSELAVPVSLGQPVLAGRLEDFLESSTGLPLLTAGHDGPEPLSLIDDLHSEMLSSSAILDHPPSPMDTSELHFAHEPSGGIALDLAEANLDSMDWLELPGGSVMSLAPLNTTAPSLFSTDFLDGHDLQLHWDSCL; translated from the exons CTCTGAAAAGTCCAGCTGCATTTCATGAACAAAGAAAGAGTTTGGAGCGTGCCAGG ACAGAGGACTATCTGAAACGCAAAATCCGGTCCCGGCCCGAGAGATCAGAGCTGGTTAGGATGCACATTCTGGAAG AGACCTCAGCTGAACCCTCCTTGCAGGCTAAGCAGCTGAAGCTGAAAAGAGCCAGACTGGCAGATGACCTCAATGAGAAGATAGCGCAGAGGCCAGGGCCCatggagctggtggagaagaaTATCTTGCCTGTAGAATCGAGCTTGAAGGAAGCTATTATTG TTGGACAGGTGAACTACCCAAAGGTTGCAGACAATTCCTCCTTTGATGAGGACAGCAGTGATGCCCTCTCCCCAGAACAGCCAGCCAGCCATGAGTCCCAAGGGTCTGTCCCATCACCGATGGACTCCCGGATTTGTGAGCCTCTCCCTAGCACCACTGGTACATCACTAGCTCAG ggttCATCCCAGTTGCAGATTAGCGCAGACTCCAGTGAAACTGTTTTCCTACCTGAGCAGCCACCTCCACCACTGCCACCTCCACCTCTTCTGCCCCCTAGTCTTACCAATGGAGTGGCTCTTACTGCTGCCAAGCCCCCACCAACACTCATTAAG CAAAGCCAGCCCAAGTCTGCTAGTGAGAAGTCTCAGCGCAGTAAAAAAGCCAAGGAGTTGAAGCCGAAAGTCAAGAAGCTTAAGTATCATCAGTATATTCCCCCGGACCAAAAGCAGGACAAGGGAGCTCCTCCCATGGATTCATCCTATGCCAAAATactgcagcaacagcagctctttctccagcttcagATCCtcaaccagcagcagcagcactacAACTATCAGAccatcctgccagccccaccTAA gccttcaggagagcagcagagtgGTGCCAGTGCTCCTGCCGTACGCAGTCTCTCTGCTACAGTCAGCAGCACATCTTCAGTATCTTCTGGTTCTAGTGGGCTGATGAGACAAAACAGTAATGCTGTGGTGGGCAAGCCTGGCCCTCTCCCTGCCAACCTGGATGAGATGAAG GTAGCAGAGCTGAAGCAAGAACTGAAGTTGAGGGCCTTGCCTGTCTCGGGCACAAAGACGGACCTGATTGAGCGTCTCCGAGCTTACCAAGAGCAGAATGGTGCAGCTGGCCAAACAACCCCCACTCCCAAGCCCAGCACAGCGGCTGTCCTCCCTAAAGCTGCTGAAGTGGTGGTGGCCTTCCCAACTGccaggctgagcacagggccAGCCCTGGTCACCACTGGCATTGCACCAGCAGAAGTAGTTGTGGCCACAGTTACTGGTGGTGGTGTGATGAAGTTTGGGAGCACAGGCTCAACTCCTCCTGTTTCTCCAACTCCTTCTGAGCGCTCGCAAGTGAGTACAGGGGATGAAAACTCGGGCACTGGAGATACCTTTGGAGAGATGGTGACTTCACCTCTGACCCAGCTCACCTTGCAGACATCTCCAGTGCAGTTCTTGGTGAAGGAAGAAAGCTCCAAGTCCGCCTCCTGCAGCATAAATGTGGCACCCAAGTCAGAGTGGTGTGGTGCTGGTAACAGCAGAGATGCAGGAGTTAGGGACAAAGACCagatgctgcaggagaaggacaAGCAGATTGAGGAACTCACCCGCATGCtgaaacagaagcagcagctggtggaGATGCTTAGGctacagctggagcaggagaagcGCTCTCAGCAGTCACAGCCAGCCCCAACAGCCACGAGAGAAGGCACAGCCCTCGCCTCCAAACCAGGAGCGTTTGGTGCCCAGGTCAAGAGTGAAAATGGTTTCCTGAGTTGCCAGTGTGCGAAGCAATCCAGTGGCCAAACAGACCAATTCAGCCCTGCACCAACCGCTAGCCAAATGGACACTTCAAATCCAAGCCCAGTGCCAAAGAAAGCTGTGATGGTGAaacaggaggaggcagagccGCTGTGCCAGGCCCACAGCCCGCGGCTTTTCCTTGGCCAGCAAGGGAGCACCCTCATCAAGGGcacccctccccccaccctcatCACTGACTCCACAGGGACCCACATTGTCCTCACCGTGACCAAGCAGAGCACCGAGAGGCAGGGCCTCTCTCCCCATGGgatggcagggagcagctgcccacCCTTGCAG agcgTACAATCATCACCCGCTAAAACTTCCAGCCAACTGCCGTGTCAGGTACCTGCAAACACCCCTCAGCAGcccatgcagcagcagcagcagcagcagcagcagcagcagcagcagcagcagcccagaggaCCAAACCAATCTAAG TCCTCATCACAGCCTggctctcctgctgccccttccccttcccagaTGGACCTGGAGCAGCAACAGCACACGCCGCTTTTTGGAActcctccacctcctcttcCAGTTCCCTCAGTCCCAATGAAAGAGCCACCACCTGGCTATGAAGAGGCAGTGAAGCAACAGCCAAAGGCCCAG GAGAATGGCTGTTCCAGCCAGCAGATGGATGACCTGTTTGATATCCTCATTGAAAGTGGAG AGATTTCTGCTGACTTCAAGGATCAGTCAtctccagctgggaaagaaCCACCTGTGGCCCCAGCCTGTTCCTCACCGCCCAGCAGCCACCACTCCTCTGAGCTGGCGGTGCCGGTGTCCCTGGGGCAGCCGGTGCTCGCAGGGCGGCTGGAGGACttcctggagagcagcactggcCTCCCGCTGCTGACGGCAGGCCACGATGGGCCAGAGCCCCTGTCCCTCATTGATGACCTCCACAGTGAGATGCTGAGCAGCTCGGCCATCCTGGACCACCCGCCTTCACCTATGGACACCTCGGAATTGCACTTTGCTCACGAGCCGTCTGGGGGCATAGCCCTGGATCTGGCTGAGGCTAACTTGGACAGCATGGactggctggagctgccagggggTTCTGTCATGAGCCTGGCTCCCCTGAACACCACGGCTCCCAGCCTCTTTTCCACAGACTTTCTTGATGGACATGATCTGCAGCTGCACTGGGATTCTTGCTTGTAA
- the SGSM3 gene encoding small G protein signaling modulator 3 produces MSGHHTPSAGGPFSALTPSIWPQEILAKYTQKEESVEQPEFRYDEFGFRVDKEDGAEPNSSKLLGVPLTEEPQQRLKWQAHLEFTHNHDVGDLTWDKIEVTLPHSDKLRSLVLAGIPHSMRPQLWMRLSGALQKKRNSEMSYRDIMKNSSNDETIAAKQIEKDLLRTMPSNACFSNMNSIGVPRLRRILRGLAWLYPDIGYCQGTGMVAASLLLFLEEEDAFWMMCAIIEELVPASYFSTTLMGVQTDQRVLRQLIVQYLPRLDKLLQEHDIELSLITLHWFLTSFASVVHIKLLLRIWDLFFYEGSLVLFQVTLGMLSMKEDELIQSENSASIFNTLSDIPSQIEDADVLLREAMRVAGSLTDVAVETQRRKHLAYLIAEQGQLLNSSTTVNNLSKIVRRRTQRRKSGITSLLFGDDDLEALKAKNIKQTELVADLREAILQVARHFQCVDPKNCIIDLTPDYSMESHQRDHENYVACSRNRRRRAKALLDFERHDDDELGFRKNDIITIISQKDEHCWVGELNGLRGWFPAKFVEILDERSKEYSIAGDDSVTEGVTDLVRGTLCPALKSIFEHGLKKPSLLGGACHPWLFIEEAASREVERDFDSVYSRLVLCKTYRLDEDGKVLTPEELLYRAVQAVNMTHDAAHAQMDVKLRSLICVGLNEQVLHLWLEVLCSSLQTVEKWFHPWSFLRSPGWVQIKCELRVLGKFAFSLSQDWELPIKREEKEKKPLKEGVQDMLVKHHLFSWDIDG; encoded by the exons ATGTCAG GCCATCACACTCCCTCTGCTGGGGGTCCCTTCTCGGCACTCACACCTAGCATTTGGCCTCAGGAGATCCTGGCAAAATACACACAG AAAGAAGAATCCGTCGAGCAGCCAGAGTTCCGCTATGATGAATTTGGTTTCCGAGTTGACAAGGAAG ATGGTGCTGAGCCGAACTCCAGCAAGCTTCtgggggtcccactgacagaggagCCACAGCAGAGGCTCAAATGGCAGGCTCATCTGGAATTCACACACAATCATGATGTGGGCGACCTCACCTGGGACAAAATTGAGGTCACCCTGCCACATTCAGACAAGCTGCGCTCCCTGGTGCTGGCCGGCATCCCACATAGCATGAGGCCACAG TTGTGGATGCGCCTTTCAGGGGCTTTGCAGAAGAAGAGGAACTCAGAGATGTCATATCGAGATATAATGAAAAACAGCTCTAACGATGAAACCATTGCTGCCAAACAG ATTGAAAAGGACTTGCTACGGACAATGCCCAGCAATGCCTGCTTCTCCAATATGAACAGCATCGGGGTGCCGCGGCTGCGCAGGATACTACGGGGACTTGCCTGGCTCTACCCAGACATTGGATATTGTCAGGGCACTGGCATG GTGgctgcctctctgctgctcttcttgGAGGAGGAAGATGCCTTCTGGATGATGTGTGCTATCATCGAGGAATTGGTTCCTGCCTCCTACTTCAGCACCACCCTCATGGGTGTGCAGACAGACCAGCGTGTCCTGCGGCAGCTCATTGTGCAGTACCTGCCCCGCCTGGACAAGCTGCTTCAGGAGCATGACATTG AGCTCTCCTTGATCACCTTGCACTGGTTCCTCACCTCTTTTGCCAGTGTTGTCCACATCAAGCTGCTGCTGCGTATTTGGGACCTCTTCTTCTATGAGGGCTCTCTGGTGCTGTTCCAAGTCACTTTGGGCATGCTAAGTATGAAG GAGGATGAGCTGATCCAGTCTGAGAACTCTGCCTCGATCTTCAACACGCTGTCAGACATCCCGAGCCAGATTGAAGACGCAGATGTGTTGCTGCGAGAGGCCATGCGCGTGGCTGGCTCACTGACGGACGTGGCGGTGGAGACCCAGCGCCGCAAGCACCTGGCCTACCTCATCGCTGAGCAGGGGCAGCTGCTCAACTCCAGCACCACTGTCAACAACCTATCCAAA ATTGTGCGACGCAGGACTCAGCGCAGGAAATCCGGCATTACCTCTCTGCTTTTTG GGGATGATGATCTGGAGGCACTGAAAGCCAAGAACATCAAGCAGACAGAGCTGGTGGCTGACCTGCGTGAGGCCATTCTGCAGGTGGCACGGCACTTCCAGTGTGTGGATCCCAAGAACTGCATAATT GATCTGACCCCAGACTACAGCATGGAGAGCCACCAGCGGGACCATGAGAACTATGTGGCCTGTTCCCGCAACCGGCGCCGCCGAGCCAAGGCACTGCTGGATTTTGAGCGCCACGATGATGACGAACTGGGCTTCCGCAAGAACGACATCATTACG ATCATTTCCCAGAAGGATGAGCACTGTTGGGTGGGAGAGCTGAATGGACTGAGAG GTTGGTTTCCTGCAAAATTTGTGGAGATCTTGGATGAGCGGAGTAAAGAG TACTCCATCGCTGGAGATGACTCTGTCACAGAGGGAGTGACAGACTTGGTTCGAGGGACACTCTGTCCAGCCTTGAAGTCCATATTTGAACATGGATTGAAGAAGCCATCTCTGCTGGGGGGGGCCTGCCACCCTTGGCTGTTCATTGAAGAG gctgCAAGCCGGGAAGTGGAACGGGACTTTGACTCCGTGTATTCTCGCCTTGTTCTCTGCAAGACTTACAG GCTTGATGAAGATGGCAAAGTCCTCActccagaggagctgctttACCGG GCAGTTCAGGCTGTAAACATGACACACGATGCTGCACATGCACAGATGGATGTGAAGCTTCGTTCTCTCATCTGTGTTGGACTCAA TGAGCAGGTGCTGCATTTGTGGCTGGAGGTGCTATGCTCAAGCCTGCAGACTGTGGAGAAGTGGTTCCATCCCTGGTCATTCCTGCGCAGTCCTGGCTGGGTGCAGATCAAATGTGAGCTGAG AGTCCTCGGCAAATTTGCTTTCAGCCTCTCTCAGGACTGGGAGCTGCCAATAAAGAGGGAG gagaaggagaagaagccacTGAAGGAAGGGGTGCAGGACATGCTCGTGAAGCACCATCTCTTCAGCTGGGATATAGATGGGTGA